CCAGCCTCTACGAGGAACATCTCGACTGGCATGGTTCGCGCGAGCGCTACATCGAAGACAAGCTCAAGCTGGCCAATGTGTCGAAGCAGCTGCTGGTCAATGCCACGCAGCCGCCGCTGCTGGAACGTACGGCGCGGCACCCGTATCGCATCGTGTTCGGTGATGCGAAGGGCTGGCACGTGGCCGGTGGTTTCATTTGCCGTGGCGCGCAGTCCCTATTCGAGATCGCGAAGCTGCGCGCCCCGGGTGAACACAACGCGCTCAATGCCTGCGCGGCTCTCGCAGCGCTGGAGGCCTTGGGCCTGGATGCCCTGAGGGCGGCACCCGCGCTCGCCGACTTTCGTCCCTTGCCCCATCGCCTGCAGCCCCTGGGCGAGCACGATGGCTTTCACTGGGTGAATGACTCCATCAGCACCACGCCACTGGCGACACTGGCGGCGCTGGGAAGCCTGGATGGGCGTGCGGTGACCGTCATCGTGGGCGGCCACGATCGCGGCCTGGATTGGAGCGAGTTCGTCGCCGCGATGAAGGCGCACGCGCCGCACGCCATCGTGGCGCAGGGCGTCAACGGCCCACGCATCGCCAATGCCTTGCGCGAAGCCGGCGTGGCCGTGGAGGAAGCCGGGGATCTTGCCGCCGCCGTTGCGCGCGCTCGCGCGCTGACGCCGGTGGGCGGCACCATTCTGTTGTCACCTGGCGCTCCCAGCTTCGACCAGTTCCACGACTATGCCGACCGCGGTCGGCATTTTGCCGAGATGGCCGGGTTCGACGCGCATGAGATCGTTGGCATCGAAGGGCTGGGCATCGGCTGAGCGATTGGCGTCCTGTGGGAGCGCACCCTGTGCGCGACTGCGGTGCATCCGTGCCGCTGCTCCGTCAGGTTGTCGCGCACAGGGTGCGCTCCCACAAAAGCGGGTGCCGCGTGGCATAGACTGGTGGTCCGAGCGAACGGAGAACCTCCATGCCGAAAGCCACGCCTTTCCTCATGTTCCAGGGCGGCAACGCACAAGCCGCGCTCGATCTGTATGTCGCCACCTTCCCTGGTTCGCGCATGCTCAGCGTAAACCGGTTTACCGCGGGCGACATCGGCCCCGAAGGCTCCATCAAGACAGCGCGCTTCGTCTTGTGCGGGAGTGAATTCATGTGCTCGGATAGCCCGATCGAGCATGCGTTCTCGTTCACGCCGTCCAGCTCGATCTTCGTCGAGTTCGACGCTGCCGAAGCGCTGGATCGCACCTTTGCCGTGTTGTCGGACGGCGGCGAGGTCCTCATGCCGCTGGATGACTACGGTTTCAGTCGGCGCTTCGGTTGGGTGAACGATCGATTCGGCGTGTCCTGGCAGCTATCGCTGCCGCTCCAGCATTGAGGGGAAACGACCTGACCATGGATATTCGCCTTGATGATCTGCGTAGCGCCAAAGTTGCGGCGTTGCTGCAGGAACACCTGGACGACATGGCGAAGCATTCGCCTCCGGAAAACATCCACGCGCTCGATCTGGAAAGGCTGCGCCGCCCCGAGATCACGTTCTGGACGGTGTGGGAGAGCGGCCAGTTACTTGGCTGCAGTGCCATCAGGCAACTCGACGCCATGCACGGCGAGATCAAGTCCATGCGCACGTCGAAACATCACCGCCGCAAGGGCGTGGCGGCATTCATGTTGCAGCACATTCTGGATGAAGCCGCGCGGCGTGGTTATCGGCGGCTGAGCCTGGAAACCGGGTCACCGGCTGCGTTCGAACCGGCGCGGCAGTTGTATGCGCGGTTCGGATTCACGTATTGCGGGCCGTTCGGCGAGTATGTGGACACCTCGTACAGCGTGTTCATGACGCGGGCGATCCGGGGTGCTTAGGGCATTTTGATTCTTGTATCTGCACGGCATTTGCAAACTGACCTAGCCCTCACCGTCATCCCTGCGAAAGCAGGGATCCAGCGTCTTTCGCTTTCGTTTTTGCCAGGCGCGTAAAAGGCACTGGATCCCTGCTTTCGCAGGGATGACGGTGAGGGCTGTTGCCGCATGCAACGAGCATGAATGAAAAAGCCACGCCCCTCACGAGGCGTGGCCTTTCATTTCATCGCATCGAAGAACGGTTACCAGATCTTCACGCGATCGGCGGGTGCCAGGTACAGCGTCTCCCCCTGCTTCGGCTGGAAGGCGTCGTACCAGCCATCCAGGTTGCGCACGGTCTGCGCGCGGAAGCGGCCCGGCGAATGCTCGTTGCCGATCACGCGCTGGCGCATGGCCGCATCGCGAACCTTTTCGCGCCAGCTCTGGCCGAAGGCCAGGAAGAAGCGCTGATCGCCGGTCAGGCCGTCGATCACCGGCGCCGGCTTGCCGCCGAGCGACTTGTGGTACGCGATGTACGCGATGGTCAGGCCCGATACGTCGGCAATGTTCTCGCCCAGCGTCTGCTGCCCGTTCACGTGCAGGCCCGGCAGCGCTTCATAGGCGTTGTATTGCGCGACCAGCTTCTGGCCGGCGGCCTTGAAGTGCGCCTGGTCTTCCGGTGTCCACCAGTTGGCCAGGTTGCCCTGCGCATCGAATTCGGCGCCGAGGTTGTCGAAGCTGTGGCTGATCTCATGGCCAATCACGGCACCGATCGAGCCGTAGTTCGCGGCCGGGTCGGCCTTCGGATCGAAGAACG
This genomic interval from Dyella japonica A8 contains the following:
- a CDS encoding VOC family protein, whose translation is MPKATPFLMFQGGNAQAALDLYVATFPGSRMLSVNRFTAGDIGPEGSIKTARFVLCGSEFMCSDSPIEHAFSFTPSSSIFVEFDAAEALDRTFAVLSDGGEVLMPLDDYGFSRRFGWVNDRFGVSWQLSLPLQH
- a CDS encoding GNAT family N-acetyltransferase, with product MDIRLDDLRSAKVAALLQEHLDDMAKHSPPENIHALDLERLRRPEITFWTVWESGQLLGCSAIRQLDAMHGEIKSMRTSKHHRRKGVAAFMLQHILDEAARRGYRRLSLETGSPAAFEPARQLYARFGFTYCGPFGEYVDTSYSVFMTRAIRGA
- the murD gene encoding UDP-N-acetylmuramoyl-L-alanine--D-glutamate ligase — encoded protein: MRIADLAGRRVAIWGFGREGKAAITAIRTRLPSLPLTLFCSEAEVAAARVFDASLAVRGEEPDATALAMFDVVVKSPGISAYKPALLAARETGIRITSGTALWFAEQPDARVVAVTGTKGKSTTTALLAHLARSLGVRTALAGNIGMPLLELLGESAGLWAIELSSFQTGEAGQVELGVMTSLYEEHLDWHGSRERYIEDKLKLANVSKQLLVNATQPPLLERTARHPYRIVFGDAKGWHVAGGFICRGAQSLFEIAKLRAPGEHNALNACAALAALEALGLDALRAAPALADFRPLPHRLQPLGEHDGFHWVNDSISTTPLATLAALGSLDGRAVTVIVGGHDRGLDWSEFVAAMKAHAPHAIVAQGVNGPRIANALREAGVAVEEAGDLAAAVARARALTPVGGTILLSPGAPSFDQFHDYADRGRHFAEMAGFDAHEIVGIEGLGIG